A region of Bradyrhizobium sp. SZCCHNS1050 DNA encodes the following proteins:
- a CDS encoding AMP-binding protein, which yields MRDLLNFGQMLSAHARMSPERTGARDLERAMSFALWNERACRLANALLGLGLAKGDRVAILAYNCVEWCEIYAATAKAGLVALPINFRLTAPEMQFIVQNAEAAAVIVQDELVGLVEETRKDLGIADDRFIHFGTRPRPAGYRGYEDVIAAAADREPDQQVALSDPWTLMYTSGTTGKPKGVLRSHRSAVLLSMVTEIELKLSRNDGALLVMPMCHANSLNFFGAFGYIGGVNSIYSRKSFDPEHAVTTLADGGSTFTSLVPTHYIMMLDLPRAVRAQHDFSAVTKLMISSAPARPETKREVMEMFPKSGLYELYGATETGWVTMLHPHEQFTKPGSVGRECVGAAPIRILDEAGHEVPDGEAGELYSSNAHTFDCYWRLPEKTAEAFRGDYCSVGDMARRDADGYIHLADRKSNMIISGGENIYPSEVEAQVGAHPGVKDIAVIGLPDDKWGERVHAVIVPRDGMAVKEGDLAEWAKERLAGFKRPRSYAFITDAEMPRNATGKILHRELKKRFSQ from the coding sequence ATGAGGGATCTCTTGAATTTCGGGCAGATGCTGTCGGCCCATGCGCGCATGTCGCCGGAGCGCACCGGTGCCCGAGATCTCGAACGTGCGATGAGCTTTGCGCTGTGGAACGAGCGCGCGTGCCGGCTCGCAAACGCGCTGCTCGGGCTCGGCCTTGCCAAGGGCGATCGGGTTGCGATCCTTGCCTACAATTGTGTCGAATGGTGCGAGATCTATGCAGCCACGGCCAAGGCCGGCCTGGTGGCGCTGCCGATCAATTTCCGCCTCACCGCGCCCGAGATGCAGTTCATCGTGCAGAATGCCGAAGCGGCCGCTGTCATCGTGCAGGACGAACTCGTGGGCCTGGTCGAGGAGACGCGCAAGGATCTTGGCATCGCCGACGACCGCTTCATCCACTTTGGCACCAGGCCGCGTCCGGCAGGCTATCGCGGCTACGAGGACGTCATCGCCGCGGCTGCGGACCGCGAGCCGGACCAGCAGGTCGCGCTGTCCGATCCCTGGACGTTGATGTACACCTCGGGCACCACCGGCAAGCCCAAGGGCGTGCTGCGCAGCCATCGCAGCGCCGTCCTCTTGTCGATGGTCACCGAGATCGAACTGAAGCTGAGCCGCAACGACGGCGCGCTGCTGGTGATGCCGATGTGCCATGCCAATTCGCTGAACTTCTTCGGCGCGTTCGGCTATATCGGCGGCGTCAACTCGATCTATTCGCGCAAGAGTTTCGATCCCGAGCACGCCGTGACGACGCTTGCCGATGGCGGCTCCACGTTCACGTCGCTGGTGCCGACTCACTACATCATGATGCTGGATCTGCCGCGCGCGGTGCGCGCGCAGCATGATTTCAGCGCCGTCACCAAGCTGATGATCTCCTCGGCGCCGGCGCGCCCGGAGACCAAGCGCGAGGTGATGGAGATGTTTCCGAAGTCCGGGCTCTATGAGCTGTATGGGGCGACCGAGACTGGCTGGGTCACCATGCTGCATCCGCATGAGCAGTTTACCAAGCCCGGCTCGGTCGGGCGCGAGTGTGTCGGCGCCGCACCGATCCGCATCCTCGACGAGGCCGGCCACGAGGTGCCGGACGGCGAGGCGGGCGAGCTCTATTCGTCGAACGCGCACACCTTCGACTGCTATTGGCGCCTGCCGGAGAAGACCGCGGAGGCGTTCCGCGGTGACTATTGCTCGGTCGGCGACATGGCGCGCCGCGATGCCGACGGCTACATCCATCTCGCCGACCGCAAGAGCAACATGATCATCTCGGGCGGCGAGAACATCTATCCCTCCGAGGTCGAAGCGCAGGTCGGCGCGCATCCTGGTGTCAAGGACATCGCCGTGATCGGCCTGCCCGACGACAAATGGGGCGAGCGCGTTCATGCCGTGATCGTGCCGCGCGACGGCATGGCGGTGAAGGAGGGCGATCTGGCCGAATGGGCGAAAGAACGGCTCGCCGGCTTCAAGCGGCCGCGCTCCTACGCCTTCATCACCGACGCCGAGATGCCGCGCAACGCGACGGGCAAGATCCTGCATCGCGAGCTGAAGAAGAGATTCTCGCAGTGA
- a CDS encoding c-type cytochrome, which translates to MKLSAITFAVTSALVLGSASLALAQSAAPADPTEAGKAVFKRANCVGCHKWHGNGGGGYGGDALSLRRTQLTRDQIIETVTCGRPGTGMPYFARGSYDTAKCYGMSRQDVGERMPPEGGVFLRPNDIEAVADYVLAHIKGRGEPTYDECTAFFGNTSRVCDIYKANATKPASEPSK; encoded by the coding sequence ATGAAACTCAGTGCGATCACGTTCGCCGTGACGTCGGCTCTCGTCCTCGGCTCCGCTTCGCTCGCGTTGGCGCAGTCCGCGGCGCCGGCGGATCCGACCGAGGCCGGCAAGGCCGTGTTCAAGCGCGCGAACTGCGTCGGCTGCCACAAATGGCACGGCAATGGCGGTGGTGGCTATGGCGGCGACGCGCTGTCGCTGCGCAGGACGCAGCTCACTCGTGACCAGATCATCGAGACCGTGACCTGCGGCCGGCCCGGGACGGGCATGCCGTACTTCGCGCGCGGCTCCTATGACACGGCGAAGTGCTACGGCATGAGCCGCCAGGATGTCGGCGAGCGCATGCCGCCGGAAGGCGGCGTGTTCCTGCGGCCGAACGACATCGAGGCGGTCGCAGACTACGTGCTCGCGCACATCAAGGGGCGCGGCGAGCCGACCTACGACGAGTGCACCGCCTTCTTCGGCAACACGTCGCGGGTCTGCGATATCTACAAGGCGAATGCCACCAAGCCTGCAAGCGAGCCATCGAAATGA
- a CDS encoding PQQ-dependent dehydrogenase, methanol/ethanol family, which yields MRTNVRSTLRAVLLASAAFACFQLASPAQAADEMTPERLLNADNEAGNWLHHHKNYSGTRFSALREINKDNVKNLKVAWTMHLGGVEGGGIWSHGGLEGTPIVENGMIYVTDGWGSVYKIDARGGKGQLVWKMDPKTDHDWAGAIACCGVDNRGVALWGNLVISHTLDGRLIATNKETGQVAWQRQVADPDKGEVITGAPLIVKNMAISGVAGAEYGIRGWIAATDLGTQKEVWRTHTIPGKGEPGSETWKDSNDAAAAGGGSTWVTGTYDPATDTIIWGVGNPGPDWDNAYRPGDNLYTDSSLALDANTGKIKWHYQHTPNDPFDYDSVAENVLVDVPAPNGSTLKLALEADRNGFAYAIDRTSGKFIWGLPFVKKVTWTKGLDAETGKPIEYDPKNPVQRYNASVSPHRENKVADICPGNMGGKNWPPTSYNPDLKLWYIPVIESCNRITVEEATKDKLKPREFWTGGGPSQPFKITGSVTAIDVTTGKIAGKMETPFPNLGGMLSTPDLVFTGQPSGEVMALDAKTLQKLWEFNTGGGVNAPPVTFSVDGKQYVAILVGLGGAWDKWFIESTPELKKIQPGSMLYVFSL from the coding sequence ATGAGGACTAACGTCAGGTCGACCCTGCGGGCGGTGCTGCTGGCCAGCGCAGCCTTCGCCTGTTTCCAGCTTGCATCGCCGGCGCAGGCCGCCGACGAGATGACCCCCGAACGGCTTCTCAACGCCGACAACGAAGCCGGCAACTGGCTGCACCATCATAAGAACTACTCGGGCACACGGTTCTCGGCGCTGAGGGAGATCAACAAGGATAACGTCAAGAACCTGAAGGTCGCCTGGACGATGCATCTCGGCGGCGTCGAGGGCGGCGGCATCTGGAGCCACGGCGGTCTCGAAGGCACGCCGATCGTCGAGAACGGCATGATCTACGTCACCGACGGCTGGGGCTCGGTCTACAAGATCGACGCGCGCGGTGGCAAAGGCCAACTGGTCTGGAAGATGGATCCGAAGACGGATCACGACTGGGCCGGCGCCATCGCCTGCTGCGGCGTCGACAATCGCGGCGTCGCGCTGTGGGGCAATCTGGTCATTTCGCACACGCTCGACGGCCGCCTGATCGCGACCAACAAGGAGACCGGACAGGTCGCCTGGCAGCGCCAGGTCGCCGATCCCGACAAGGGCGAGGTCATCACCGGTGCGCCGCTGATCGTGAAGAACATGGCGATCTCGGGCGTGGCCGGCGCCGAATACGGCATCCGCGGCTGGATCGCGGCGACCGATCTCGGCACGCAGAAGGAGGTCTGGCGCACCCACACCATTCCGGGGAAGGGCGAGCCGGGCAGCGAGACCTGGAAGGACAGCAACGACGCGGCCGCGGCCGGCGGCGGCTCGACCTGGGTGACCGGGACCTACGACCCGGCGACCGACACCATCATCTGGGGCGTCGGCAATCCCGGTCCGGACTGGGACAACGCCTATCGTCCGGGCGACAACCTCTACACCGACAGTTCGCTGGCGCTCGATGCCAACACCGGCAAGATCAAGTGGCACTATCAGCACACGCCGAACGATCCCTTCGACTATGACAGCGTCGCCGAGAACGTCTTGGTCGATGTGCCCGCGCCGAACGGCTCGACCCTGAAGCTCGCGCTCGAGGCCGACCGCAACGGCTTTGCCTATGCGATCGACCGCACCAGCGGCAAGTTCATCTGGGGCCTGCCCTTCGTCAAGAAGGTGACCTGGACCAAGGGGCTCGATGCCGAGACCGGCAAGCCGATCGAGTATGATCCGAAGAACCCGGTGCAGCGCTACAATGCGTCGGTGTCGCCGCATCGTGAGAACAAGGTCGCGGACATCTGCCCAGGCAACATGGGCGGCAAGAACTGGCCGCCGACCTCGTACAATCCGGACCTGAAGCTCTGGTACATCCCTGTCATCGAGAGCTGCAACCGGATCACCGTGGAAGAAGCGACCAAGGACAAGCTGAAGCCGCGCGAGTTCTGGACCGGCGGCGGACCGAGCCAGCCGTTCAAGATCACGGGCAGCGTGACCGCGATCGACGTCACCACCGGCAAGATCGCCGGCAAGATGGAGACGCCGTTCCCGAATCTCGGTGGCATGCTGTCGACGCCCGATCTCGTCTTCACCGGCCAGCCCTCGGGCGAGGTGATGGCGCTCGATGCCAAGACCCTGCAGAAGCTGTGGGAGTTCAACACCGGTGGCGGCGTCAATGCGCCTCCCGTGACGTTCTCGGTCGACGGCAAGCAGTATGTCGCGATCCTGGTCGGTCTCGGCGGCGCCTGGGACAAGTGGTTCATCGAATCCACGCCCGAGCTGAAGAAGATCCAGCCCGGCTCGATGCTCTACGTCTTCTCGCTGTGA
- a CDS encoding copper chaperone PCu(A)C, with protein sequence MSEDPTSLERDQVWSARSEGSVRAGVMPAVSRALLAASVASVAAMAPALGVAGEGLTLSDAWVPAAPEVGRDIPLLITIKNDTTAPEALMRVRCPIANFSERHTVDRGEGAPAMRSIPNIPIAAGSTLVLLPTAYHVMLLQTREPLEPGKRFTCTIVFQKAGSIETEVEVRKSP encoded by the coding sequence TTGTCGGAAGATCCGACCAGTCTGGAGCGCGATCAGGTTTGGTCCGCGCGCTCGGAGGGCAGCGTGCGCGCCGGCGTGATGCCGGCGGTCTCGCGCGCATTGCTGGCGGCCTCTGTGGCGTCGGTTGCAGCGATGGCGCCTGCGCTCGGGGTGGCCGGAGAAGGCCTGACCCTGTCGGATGCGTGGGTGCCGGCGGCGCCCGAGGTGGGACGCGACATCCCGTTGCTGATCACGATCAAGAATGACACGACCGCGCCGGAAGCCTTGATGCGCGTGCGTTGTCCGATCGCAAATTTTTCGGAGCGGCACACCGTCGACCGCGGCGAAGGCGCGCCGGCGATGCGCTCCATTCCCAACATTCCAATTGCCGCGGGCAGCACGCTGGTGCTGCTGCCGACCGCCTATCACGTGATGCTGCTGCAGACGCGGGAGCCGCTCGAGCCAGGCAAGCGCTTCACCTGCACGATCGTGTTCCAGAAAGCAGGATCCATCGAAACGGAGGTCGAGGTTCGCAAGTCCCCTTGA
- a CDS encoding GntR family transcriptional regulator, which produces MRIVPAAPSLVDQVVEAITDEIVSGVLAPGSRLIQDDLAQAYGVSRQPVQQALILLRGCGLVQSAPGRGLIVAPLDPGFVRDLYEMRAVLEGLAARLAAERASDRAAREGPAYIAAGYEAVKSGLVNRKIETDIAFHRFLGDLSGNALIGETMAPHWPCLKRVMSDVLQKEQSMSRMVWDEHEDILAAVIEGRSAEAERLSREHISRAASVFIHHLEIQQDSKSKQRRTLTARKFPL; this is translated from the coding sequence ATGCGAATCGTGCCCGCCGCTCCCTCTCTGGTCGACCAGGTCGTCGAAGCCATCACTGACGAGATCGTCAGCGGCGTTCTCGCGCCGGGCTCGCGGCTGATCCAGGACGATCTGGCCCAGGCTTACGGAGTGTCGCGCCAGCCGGTTCAGCAGGCGCTGATCCTGCTGCGCGGCTGCGGGCTGGTGCAGAGCGCGCCGGGCCGCGGGTTGATCGTGGCGCCGCTCGACCCCGGCTTCGTCCGGGACCTCTATGAGATGCGGGCAGTGCTCGAAGGCCTCGCGGCGCGACTGGCCGCCGAGCGGGCGAGCGATCGCGCTGCGCGCGAAGGTCCGGCCTACATCGCGGCCGGCTACGAGGCGGTGAAGAGCGGGCTCGTCAACCGCAAGATCGAGACCGACATCGCCTTCCATCGCTTCCTCGGCGACCTCTCCGGCAACGCGCTGATCGGCGAGACGATGGCACCGCATTGGCCGTGCCTGAAGCGGGTGATGTCCGACGTGCTGCAGAAGGAGCAGAGCATGTCACGGATGGTCTGGGACGAGCATGAGGACATTCTTGCAGCCGTCATCGAGGGCCGCAGCGCCGAGGCCGAACGGCTGAGCCGGGAGCACATTTCGCGCGCGGCCAGCGTGTTCATCCATCACCTCGAAATCCAGCAGGACAGCAAGTCCAAGCAGCGGCGGACGCTCACTGCGCGGAAATTCCCGCTATGA
- a CDS encoding GntR family transcriptional regulator, protein MPPLKTQPSLTERVYERILSDIVGGELPESARLIQDDLARDLGVSRQPVQQALLLLRNQGFVREAPGRGLEVAPIDTDFIRNLYEIRAVAEGLACRLAATRGAKRAAEEGPNLIEQGRRAEREHSVEKLIEADVRFHEFLYEISGNSVIQDTTLPHWLHLRRLMGEVLMRDETPRRIWDQHEDILRAVIAGDAQTAEDLARQHITRTATVLLARLTNQRERVPVATAS, encoded by the coding sequence GTGCCGCCGCTGAAGACCCAGCCGAGCCTGACCGAACGCGTCTACGAGCGCATTCTCTCCGACATCGTCGGCGGGGAGTTGCCGGAATCTGCCCGCCTCATCCAGGACGATCTGGCCCGCGACCTCGGCGTCTCGCGCCAGCCGGTGCAGCAGGCCCTGCTGCTGCTGCGCAATCAGGGCTTTGTGCGCGAGGCGCCGGGCCGCGGCCTGGAAGTCGCGCCGATCGACACCGACTTCATCCGCAACCTCTATGAAATACGCGCGGTCGCCGAGGGCCTCGCCTGCCGGCTCGCGGCGACCCGCGGCGCCAAGCGAGCGGCCGAGGAAGGCCCGAATTTGATCGAGCAGGGCCGGCGCGCCGAGCGCGAGCATTCGGTCGAGAAGCTGATCGAGGCCGACGTCAGGTTTCATGAATTCCTCTACGAGATCTCCGGCAACTCCGTCATCCAGGACACCACCCTGCCGCATTGGCTGCATCTGCGCCGGCTGATGGGCGAGGTGCTGATGCGCGACGAGACGCCGCGGCGGATCTGGGATCAGCATGAGGACATCCTGCGGGCGGTGATCGCGGGCGATGCGCAGACAGCCGAGGATCTTGCCAGGCAGCACATCACGCGAACCGCAACCGTGCTGCTGGCGCGGTTGACCAATCAGCGCGAGCGCGTGCCGGTCGCAACGGCGTCCTGA
- a CDS encoding sensor histidine kinase, translated as MAKATHSPESGADTLLKLIASSSTLELDSEREGVWIEVIRKMDEVYSDLLRYEVDLEHKNAELEEAQAFVTNVIESVSDILVVCDARGTVQQANSAFLQTSGRALADIAGRDIAEMIDPDHRPKLASLLKPRSSADVVDGELRFAAAAGVSSDLFAINSSPRHDHRGRFIGVVLTGRPIGELRRAYEALHKAHQELQRAQRQLVEQEKMASLGRLVAGVAHELNNPISFVYGNIHTLMRYRTSLVGYLDAIHEQPVSEDIAALRSDLRIDAILEDFGPLIDGTLEGAVRISEIVKNLRRLSFSKLGEVERVNIERLINTAVLWAGRTKQHRVDIQIEVEPDLWILGNEGQLHQVIVNLVENAIDAMRSTDLPRLLVAVARQGSEIAFRITDNGPGIDKDHLTHIFEPFFTTKRVGEGTGLGLWISYGIVREHGGELLASNEPQGGATFSFSLPAA; from the coding sequence ATGGCAAAGGCCACTCACTCTCCTGAGTCCGGGGCTGACACGCTGCTCAAGCTTATCGCGAGCAGCAGCACGCTCGAACTCGACAGCGAGCGCGAAGGCGTGTGGATCGAAGTGATCCGCAAGATGGACGAGGTCTATTCCGACCTGCTGCGCTACGAGGTCGATCTCGAGCACAAGAACGCCGAGCTCGAGGAAGCCCAGGCCTTCGTCACCAACGTCATCGAGTCCGTCTCCGACATCCTGGTCGTCTGCGACGCCAGGGGCACGGTACAGCAGGCCAACTCCGCATTCCTGCAGACATCGGGACGGGCCTTGGCCGACATCGCCGGTCGCGATATCGCCGAGATGATCGATCCCGATCATCGGCCCAAGCTCGCCTCGCTGCTGAAGCCGCGCAGCAGCGCCGATGTGGTCGACGGTGAATTGCGCTTTGCCGCGGCAGCCGGCGTCAGCTCCGATCTGTTCGCGATCAACAGCTCGCCGCGGCATGACCATCGCGGCCGCTTCATCGGCGTCGTGCTGACGGGCCGTCCGATCGGCGAGCTGCGCCGCGCCTATGAGGCCCTGCACAAGGCGCATCAGGAGTTGCAGCGGGCGCAGCGGCAATTGGTCGAGCAGGAGAAGATGGCGAGCCTCGGCCGGCTCGTCGCCGGCGTGGCCCACGAGCTGAACAATCCGATCAGCTTCGTCTATGGCAACATCCACACCCTGATGCGCTACCGCACCTCGCTGGTCGGCTATCTCGATGCCATCCATGAGCAGCCGGTCAGCGAGGACATCGCAGCGCTTCGCTCGGATCTGAGGATCGACGCCATCCTCGAGGATTTCGGGCCGCTGATCGACGGCACGCTGGAAGGCGCGGTGCGCATCAGCGAGATCGTCAAGAACCTGCGCCGCCTGTCGTTCTCGAAGCTCGGCGAGGTCGAGCGCGTCAACATCGAGCGACTGATCAATACCGCCGTGCTGTGGGCAGGGCGCACCAAGCAGCATCGTGTCGACATCCAGATCGAGGTCGAGCCGGATCTGTGGATCTTGGGCAACGAAGGCCAGCTGCATCAGGTGATCGTCAACCTCGTGGAGAACGCGATCGACGCGATGCGATCGACCGACCTGCCGCGCCTTCTGGTCGCGGTGGCGCGCCAGGGCAGCGAGATCGCCTTTCGCATCACCGATAACGGCCCGGGCATCGACAAGGATCATCTGACCCACATCTTCGAGCCGTTCTTCACCACCAAGCGCGTCGGGGAGGGGACGGGGCTCGGGCTGTGGATCAGCTACGGCATCGTCCGCGAGCACGGCGGCGAGCTGTTGGCCAGCAACGAGCCGCAGGGCGGCGCCACGTTCTCTTTCAGCTTGCCGGCGGCTTGA
- a CDS encoding sigma-54 dependent transcriptional regulator: MGIQGTILVVDDEVRSQEALRRVLNQDFEVLCAGNTNDAEKLLEGEIVHAVICDQRMPQESGVSFLKRVREMWPDPVRMIISGYSDSEDIIAGLNEAGIYQYITKPWQPDRLIEIVREAVQLYRLQKETETAGVDVKATPAHIKKVVSVKRGAAKQLYDFDRIVHSAASPMRNVIELGRRAADYDISVLITGESGTGKELLARAIHYGSARATKAFVVENCGALPDELLESELFGCKKGAFTGAYQDRIGLFEVADGGTIFLDEIGETSPAFQVKLLRVLQESEIRPLGAQRVRQVDVRVVAATNRDLEAEVEAGRFRRDLYYRLAAFPVHMPSLRERPMDIPLIAEGVLSAVKTSFNRPHLRFAPAALEEFSRYHWPGNVRELQNEIQRMAVLADADELRCPPFAGRRNGRRAAPAIANGKLNGSGSLKDRVEDLEKTIIVHCLEKYDGNISRVASELGLSRVGLRNKLSRYDLKKHGKGHSLS, translated from the coding sequence ATGGGGATCCAGGGAACGATACTGGTCGTGGATGACGAGGTCCGGTCGCAGGAGGCGCTGCGCCGCGTCCTCAACCAGGACTTCGAGGTCTTGTGTGCCGGCAACACGAACGACGCCGAGAAGCTGCTCGAAGGCGAGATCGTGCATGCCGTGATCTGCGACCAGCGCATGCCGCAGGAATCCGGCGTCAGCTTCCTGAAGCGCGTGCGCGAGATGTGGCCCGACCCTGTCAGGATGATCATCTCCGGCTATTCGGACTCCGAGGACATCATCGCCGGCCTCAACGAGGCCGGCATCTATCAGTACATCACAAAGCCCTGGCAGCCGGATCGCCTGATCGAGATCGTCCGCGAGGCCGTGCAGTTGTACCGGCTGCAGAAGGAGACGGAGACCGCCGGCGTCGACGTGAAGGCCACGCCGGCCCACATCAAGAAGGTGGTGTCGGTCAAGCGCGGCGCCGCCAAGCAGCTCTATGATTTCGACCGCATCGTGCATTCGGCGGCGAGCCCGATGCGCAACGTGATCGAGCTCGGCCGGCGCGCCGCCGACTACGACATCTCGGTCTTGATCACCGGCGAATCCGGCACCGGCAAGGAGCTCCTGGCGCGTGCGATTCACTATGGCTCTGCGCGCGCCACCAAGGCCTTCGTGGTCGAGAATTGCGGCGCGCTACCCGATGAGCTGCTCGAGAGCGAGCTGTTCGGCTGCAAGAAGGGCGCGTTCACCGGCGCCTATCAGGACCGCATCGGCCTGTTCGAGGTCGCCGACGGCGGCACCATCTTTCTCGACGAGATCGGCGAGACATCCCCCGCCTTTCAGGTCAAGTTGCTGCGTGTGCTGCAGGAGAGCGAGATCCGGCCGCTCGGCGCGCAGCGCGTGCGCCAGGTCGACGTGCGCGTGGTCGCTGCCACCAACCGGGATCTCGAGGCCGAAGTCGAAGCCGGCCGCTTCCGCCGCGATCTGTACTACCGGCTCGCCGCGTTTCCGGTGCACATGCCGTCCTTGCGCGAGCGTCCGATGGACATTCCGCTGATCGCCGAGGGCGTGCTGTCGGCGGTGAAGACATCGTTCAACCGGCCGCATCTGCGGTTCGCACCGGCGGCGCTGGAGGAATTCTCCCGCTATCACTGGCCCGGCAATGTTCGCGAGTTGCAGAACGAGATCCAGCGCATGGCCGTGCTGGCCGATGCCGACGAACTGCGCTGTCCGCCGTTCGCCGGCCGGCGCAACGGCCGCCGCGCCGCGCCCGCGATCGCCAATGGCAAGCTCAACGGTTCCGGGAGCCTGAAGGACAGGGTCGAGGATCTTGAAAAGACCATCATCGTTCACTGTCTGGAGAAATATGATGGTAACATCAGTCGCGTCGCCAGCGAGCTCGGCCTGTCAAGGGTGGGGCTCCGGAACAAATTGTCGAGATACGATCTGAAGAAACATGGCAAAGGCCACTCACTCTCCTGA
- the hypE gene encoding hydrogenase expression/formation protein HypE codes for MSMHQRRLDMKNGCVDLSHGAGGRAMAQLIAGLFHEAFGNEWLARGNDQSAFDVAAGRMVMTTDGYVVSPLFFPGGNIGSLAVHGTVNDIAMAGARPLYLSASFIIEEGFAFSDLKRIADAMGEAAREAGIAIITGDTKVVERGKADGVFISTAGVGVLPDGLDLSADKARPGDRVLLSGSLGDHGVAIMSRRQNLTFDTEIISDSASLHGLVADMVAAGGAGIRLMRDPTRGGVAATMNEIAQQSNLGFRLQEEAIPVKPAVAAACELLGLDPLHVANEGKLVAVVAPELAGAVLAAMRAHPLGRDAADIGEAVADDHRFVQMATSFGGGRIVDWLSGEQLPRIC; via the coding sequence ATGAGCATGCATCAGCGCCGGCTCGACATGAAGAACGGCTGCGTCGATCTCTCGCATGGCGCCGGCGGTCGCGCGATGGCGCAACTGATTGCCGGCCTGTTCCACGAGGCGTTCGGCAATGAATGGCTGGCGCGTGGCAACGACCAGTCGGCGTTCGACGTCGCCGCCGGCCGCATGGTGATGACGACCGACGGCTACGTGGTCTCGCCGCTGTTCTTCCCCGGCGGCAATATCGGCTCGCTGGCGGTGCACGGCACGGTCAACGACATCGCCATGGCCGGCGCCAGGCCGCTGTATCTGTCGGCGAGCTTCATCATCGAGGAGGGGTTTGCGTTTTCCGACCTGAAACGGATCGCCGATGCGATGGGCGAGGCGGCGCGCGAGGCGGGGATTGCGATCATCACCGGCGACACCAAGGTGGTCGAGCGCGGCAAGGCGGATGGCGTGTTCATTTCGACGGCCGGCGTCGGCGTGCTGCCGGACGGCCTCGATCTCTCGGCCGACAAGGCCAGGCCCGGCGACCGCGTGCTGTTGTCCGGCAGCCTCGGTGATCACGGCGTGGCGATCATGTCGCGGCGGCAGAACCTCACCTTCGACACCGAGATCATCTCCGACTCGGCCTCGCTGCACGGGCTCGTCGCCGACATGGTTGCAGCCGGCGGCGCCGGCATCCGGCTGATGCGCGATCCCACGCGCGGCGGGGTTGCGGCCACGATGAACGAGATCGCGCAGCAGTCCAATCTCGGCTTCCGTCTGCAGGAGGAAGCGATTCCGGTGAAGCCTGCGGTCGCTGCCGCCTGCGAGCTGCTCGGGCTCGATCCGCTCCACGTCGCCAATGAGGGCAAGCTCGTCGCGGTGGTCGCGCCGGAGCTGGCCGGCGCCGTGCTCGCCGCCATGAGGGCGCATCCGCTCGGCCGCGATGCGGCTGACATCGGCGAAGCGGTGGCCGATGATCACCGCTTCGTCCAGATGGCGACGAGCTTCGGCGGCGGCCGTATCGTCGACTGGCTGTCCGGCGAGCAGTTGCCGCGGATCTGCTGA